From Salinicoccus roseus, one genomic window encodes:
- a CDS encoding putative glycoside hydrolase: protein MRRKIFIIGLIYMAVALLFPSGASAEETQFIKLSDAPLLSMPEELPDKFTYDDGVDIAYPDEGVKGIYVSGYSAGGERMADLTALLDETELNAMVIDVKEDHGNMMMDLNSDMEMVQNASLDHIDPTVLMEKMEAAQIYPIARVVVFKDSLLAAERPDLSFTHPDGTVWKNGRGESFVNPFSREVWDYNVEVGKQAAKLGFKEIQFDYVRFPEGFEHRADTLEYTRGGYDEGGQDGIQQRVDAVTDFVAYAKEALRPYDVDVSVDIFGYAATQEEAPGIGQNFSRISENVDVISSMIYPSHWGDGYFGAEKPDLDPYRVISGYAQVENEVLDALEDPPVSRPWLQDFTASYLGSGNYKPYGAAEVEAQVQALYDNGIEEFLLWDASNRYSRGVDYSKE from the coding sequence ATGAGACGGAAGATTTTCATCATCGGCCTCATCTATATGGCCGTTGCACTCCTCTTCCCCTCTGGAGCGTCAGCCGAAGAGACGCAGTTCATCAAGCTGAGTGACGCTCCATTGTTGAGCATGCCCGAGGAACTGCCGGACAAGTTCACATACGATGACGGTGTCGACATCGCCTATCCGGACGAAGGCGTCAAAGGCATCTACGTGTCCGGTTATTCAGCCGGTGGGGAAAGGATGGCGGATCTGACGGCACTTTTGGACGAGACGGAACTGAATGCGATGGTCATTGATGTCAAGGAGGACCATGGCAACATGATGATGGACCTCAATTCGGATATGGAAATGGTCCAGAATGCCTCCCTTGACCATATCGACCCTACAGTTCTGATGGAAAAAATGGAGGCGGCCCAGATCTATCCGATCGCGCGGGTCGTCGTATTCAAGGATTCACTGCTTGCCGCAGAACGGCCGGATCTTTCATTTACACATCCTGATGGCACCGTATGGAAGAACGGACGCGGAGAGAGCTTCGTCAATCCATTTTCCAGGGAAGTGTGGGACTACAATGTGGAAGTGGGCAAACAGGCTGCAAAACTCGGATTCAAGGAGATACAGTTCGACTACGTCCGCTTCCCGGAAGGGTTCGAACACCGTGCGGATACACTGGAATATACACGCGGCGGCTATGATGAGGGCGGCCAGGACGGCATCCAGCAGCGTGTCGATGCAGTGACCGATTTCGTCGCCTATGCCAAGGAGGCACTCAGACCATATGATGTGGATGTATCCGTGGATATATTCGGCTATGCTGCCACACAGGAGGAGGCACCCGGCATCGGCCAGAATTTCTCGAGGATATCGGAGAACGTTGACGTCATCTCCTCGATGATCTACCCGAGTCACTGGGGAGACGGCTACTTCGGAGCGGAAAAGCCCGATCTTGACCCTTACCGGGTCATCTCCGGCTATGCCCAGGTGGAGAATGAAGTGCTGGATGCGCTCGAAGACCCGCCGGTCTCGAGGCCATGGCTTCAGGACTTCACGGCTTCATATCTCGGCAGTGGGAACTACAAGCCATATGGGGCGGCTGAAGTGGAGGCGCAGGTACAGGCGCTCTATGATAATGGAATAGAGGAATTTCTGCTGTGGGATGCCTCCAACCGGTATTCACGCGGGGTGGACTATTCCAAGGAATAG
- a CDS encoding DUF6176 family protein has product MRVELTKFKVKANKSHKVDEWMKYIEENMDDALLTLEGEKMYVETIFREQEGNHEYLYWYSVQESDMEDDEDLKINQQLVDFFDECIDKTFQPLDLDASVVMMPKRIRNAMFNSGQEDDYEEPVD; this is encoded by the coding sequence GTGAGAGTAGAACTGACCAAATTCAAGGTGAAGGCAAATAAAAGCCACAAAGTGGATGAATGGATGAAGTATATAGAGGAGAATATGGACGATGCGCTCCTTACGCTCGAGGGCGAGAAGATGTATGTAGAGACGATATTCAGGGAACAGGAAGGCAACCATGAATACCTCTACTGGTACAGTGTGCAGGAGAGTGATATGGAAGATGATGAAGATCTCAAGATCAACCAGCAACTGGTCGATTTCTTTGACGAGTGCATCGATAAGACTTTCCAGCCGCTCGACCTCGATGCATCCGTCGTGATGATGCCGAAGCGCATCAGAAATGCCATGTTCAACAGTGGACAGGAGGATGATTATGAAGAACCGGTTGATTGA
- a CDS encoding HD domain-containing protein, which produces MDHHSIIEEAKARVYEFHDSDSTGHDYWHVMRVYNNARMLQAEEGGDRFIIEVAALFHDMIDYKLTDDEHAQIDAIKAFLEARGVGADVIERIIHAMQAVSYKGGNNTVEVATVEDAIVQDADRLDALGAVGIARTFIYGGNKRHALYDPDRAAREELTFEQYSREDNTMINHFYEKLLKLKGLMHTDAAKRVAEARHQFMEMYLEQFYEEWEGRR; this is translated from the coding sequence ATGGATCACCACAGCATCATCGAAGAAGCAAAGGCACGGGTATATGAATTCCACGATTCGGACAGTACGGGACATGACTATTGGCATGTCATGCGTGTATATAATAATGCACGGATGCTCCAGGCAGAAGAGGGGGGAGACCGCTTCATAATAGAGGTGGCGGCCCTTTTCCATGACATGATCGACTATAAGCTGACTGATGACGAACATGCACAGATTGATGCCATAAAGGCATTCCTCGAAGCGCGCGGAGTCGGAGCAGATGTGATCGAACGCATCATCCACGCCATGCAGGCGGTCTCCTACAAGGGCGGGAACAATACCGTCGAAGTCGCCACTGTAGAGGATGCGATCGTGCAGGACGCCGACCGCCTTGATGCGCTCGGTGCTGTCGGTATTGCACGCACTTTCATATATGGCGGCAATAAGCGGCATGCACTCTATGACCCGGACCGGGCTGCACGCGAGGAGCTGACGTTCGAACAGTACAGCAGGGAAGATAATACAATGATCAACCATTTCTATGAAAAGCTGCTCAAGCTGAAGGGTCTGATGCATACGGACGCTGCAAAACGGGTGGCGGAAGCGCGCCATCAGTTCATGGAAATGTATCTGGAGCAGTTTTATGAGGAATGGGAAGGCAGGCGGTGA
- a CDS encoding polysaccharide deacetylase family protein gives MFKQGFIVTVLCSSMLLAGCRDGGEADIADSAEQDEIQREQTVQEEQAPASDDGMEEAEATQKEEDAEAPDFQYEVNPDTYAIQPIEGSGADPQVALLTYDDAPDGHAVQIAEILAEHEAPAIFFVNGMYLESDEGQEALRKIHGMGFEIGNHTETHASLPELSVEAQREEITATSERVEAIIGERPRFFRAPFGQNTEASREIAEEAGMKLMNWTYGYDWESEYQDAPALADIMVNTEYLNHGANLLMHDRAWTRDASAQIVEGLRDKGYALVDPETIASSEKEAAQ, from the coding sequence ATGTTTAAACAGGGATTTATAGTGACCGTGCTATGCAGCAGCATGCTATTGGCCGGCTGCCGGGATGGTGGGGAAGCGGACATTGCGGATTCAGCTGAACAGGATGAAATTCAACGGGAACAAACGGTACAGGAGGAACAGGCTCCAGCATCGGATGACGGGATGGAAGAAGCAGAAGCGACACAGAAAGAAGAAGATGCTGAAGCGCCCGATTTCCAATACGAAGTCAACCCGGATACATATGCCATCCAGCCGATTGAAGGCAGCGGTGCAGACCCGCAGGTTGCCCTCCTGACCTATGATGATGCACCGGATGGCCACGCCGTGCAGATAGCAGAAATTCTTGCGGAACATGAGGCCCCTGCGATATTCTTCGTCAACGGGATGTACCTCGAATCGGATGAAGGTCAGGAAGCCCTCCGTAAAATCCATGGGATGGGTTTTGAAATAGGGAACCATACCGAGACGCATGCAAGCCTTCCCGAGCTGTCTGTTGAAGCGCAGCGTGAAGAGATTACAGCTACAAGTGAACGGGTTGAAGCGATTATAGGTGAGCGCCCCCGCTTCTTCCGGGCACCATTCGGGCAGAACACGGAAGCCTCCCGGGAAATCGCAGAGGAGGCCGGAATGAAACTTATGAACTGGACATACGGATATGATTGGGAATCGGAATACCAGGATGCTCCGGCATTGGCGGACATCATGGTCAATACCGAATACCTGAACCACGGAGCAAACCTCCTGATGCATGACCGCGCCTGGACACGGGATGCGTCGGCACAGATAGTGGAGGGCCTCAGGGATAAAGGCTATGCACTTGTCGATCCCGAGACCATTGCTTCCTCAGAGAAGGAGGCCGCACAATGA
- a CDS encoding SAS053 family DNA gyrase inhibitor: protein MKKDKDIDYRNDIEPDENEMTEDMEDVKALGKEMEQLSQNADYPIDSSDDESHGMEPEDGENNE, encoded by the coding sequence ATGAAAAAGGACAAGGATATCGACTACAGGAACGACATTGAACCGGACGAAAATGAGATGACTGAAGATATGGAAGATGTGAAGGCGCTGGGGAAGGAAATGGAACAGCTTTCCCAGAACGCGGACTATCCGATTGATTCTTCCGATGATGAATCGCATGGTATGGAACCGGAAGACGGGGAAAATAATGAATAA
- a CDS encoding 5-methyltetrahydropteroyltriglutamate--homocysteine S-methyltransferase, with translation MTKTAVEAPFRADHVGSLLRPDSIHRARKDHQEDRISYKQLREIETEEIRKVVDKQIEVGLKAVTDGEFRRRFWHTDFLEHLDGVEGYVPDTGFQFDGIETERYDVRVTEKIAFNKEHPHIKDFIEFKEIVGDRAVPKQTIPSPNQMFNAGIRNQDIYPDVEAYAKDVIKAYQDAVQAFYDAGCRYLQFDDVYIAGLNAPEIPFNDSGYDRESLIHLALRVLNGVLEKKPEDMVITTHLCRGNYRSKWAFEGSYAKIAPVLFAKEKVDGFFLEYDDDRSGDFEPLSYIPKEGPRVVLGLFTSKHGELEDEDVIRERVAEASKYVSKDQLCLSPQCGFASTHHGNELTEDAQWKKLEYIVSLAEKLLEE, from the coding sequence ATGACGAAAACGGCAGTCGAAGCACCATTCAGGGCAGATCACGTGGGGAGCCTGCTGCGGCCCGACAGCATACATAGGGCGCGCAAAGACCATCAGGAGGACAGGATCTCCTATAAACAGCTGAGGGAAATCGAGACCGAAGAGATCAGGAAAGTGGTCGACAAGCAGATTGAAGTGGGACTCAAGGCGGTCACCGACGGCGAATTCAGAAGGCGCTTCTGGCATACCGATTTCCTTGAACACCTGGACGGCGTGGAAGGATATGTGCCCGATACAGGCTTCCAGTTCGACGGCATCGAGACCGAACGGTATGATGTACGTGTCACAGAAAAAATCGCATTCAATAAAGAGCATCCGCATATAAAGGACTTCATCGAATTCAAGGAGATCGTGGGCGACCGGGCGGTACCTAAACAGACGATTCCAAGCCCGAACCAGATGTTCAATGCCGGCATACGGAACCAGGATATATATCCCGATGTCGAAGCATATGCCAAGGACGTCATCAAGGCCTATCAGGATGCGGTACAGGCGTTCTATGATGCAGGGTGCCGCTATCTCCAGTTCGATGATGTATACATTGCCGGACTCAATGCGCCGGAGATCCCATTCAATGACAGCGGCTATGACAGGGAATCCCTGATCCATCTGGCACTGAGGGTGCTGAACGGCGTACTTGAAAAGAAACCTGAGGACATGGTCATCACCACACATTTATGCCGCGGAAATTACAGGTCGAAATGGGCATTCGAGGGCAGCTACGCCAAAATCGCCCCCGTGCTCTTTGCCAAAGAGAAGGTTGACGGATTCTTCCTCGAATATGACGATGACCGTTCCGGAGACTTCGAACCGCTCTCCTACATTCCTAAAGAAGGCCCGCGGGTCGTCCTTGGACTGTTCACCTCAAAGCATGGTGAGCTCGAGGATGAAGATGTGATAAGGGAACGCGTTGCGGAAGCATCGAAATATGTTTCCAAAGATCAGCTCTGCCTGAGTCCCCAATGCGGTTTCGCCTCTACACACCACGGCAATGAACTTACTGAAGATGCCCAGTGGAAGAAGCTTGAATATATCGTATCGCTTGCAGAGAAACTTCTGGAAGAATAG
- the queG gene encoding tRNA epoxyqueuosine(34) reductase QueG, producing the protein MERSEFKKKVVDYAHSIGIDQIGFTHAEPFTEFREKLIDYHRRGYASGFEKGSVDERTEPRLSLGSARSIISIAVGYPNRLPDAPKSRKGERRGMFARASWGVDYHTLLNRRLARLEDYIKSLDPSIECRSMVDTGVLSDREVARRSGLGYIGKNGFVINPELGTYSYLGEMITSYPFPPDEELIDSCGDCNLCVDRCPTGALVGNGQLDSQKCISFLTQTKGFLPDEYRGKIGNRLYGCDTCQQVCPRNKGINTDHHADIVLEPEILKPELTGLLEISNRDFKETYGHLAGVWRGKKPIQRNAIIALAHFREESAVDTLKRVAENDPRPVIKGTAYWAIGRILGDRALDYISERYKMETDEAVRDEMLKGVQEVA; encoded by the coding sequence ATGGAACGGTCCGAATTCAAAAAGAAAGTGGTCGACTATGCGCATTCGATAGGGATAGATCAGATCGGCTTCACCCATGCGGAACCTTTCACGGAATTCAGGGAGAAGCTCATCGACTATCACAGGAGGGGATATGCTTCCGGTTTCGAGAAGGGGTCGGTGGATGAACGGACGGAGCCCCGCCTCTCGCTCGGCTCGGCAAGGAGCATCATCTCCATTGCGGTCGGGTATCCGAACCGGCTGCCGGATGCACCCAAGAGCAGGAAGGGGGAGCGCCGCGGCATGTTCGCCCGGGCTTCATGGGGTGTCGATTACCATACATTGCTCAACAGAAGGCTCGCCAGACTGGAAGATTATATAAAATCGCTGGATCCTTCCATCGAGTGCAGGTCCATGGTGGATACAGGTGTGCTCAGCGACCGCGAAGTGGCGCGGCGCAGCGGCCTCGGCTACATCGGCAAGAATGGCTTTGTGATCAACCCGGAGCTCGGTACATACTCCTATCTTGGTGAAATGATCACGAGCTACCCCTTCCCACCCGACGAAGAGCTGATCGATTCCTGCGGCGACTGCAACCTGTGCGTCGACCGGTGCCCCACGGGAGCACTTGTCGGAAACGGTCAGCTGGATTCGCAGAAGTGCATCTCCTTCCTCACCCAGACGAAGGGATTCCTGCCGGATGAATACCGCGGCAAGATCGGCAACCGGCTGTACGGCTGCGACACTTGCCAGCAGGTCTGCCCGAGGAACAAGGGCATCAATACGGACCATCATGCCGACATTGTGCTCGAACCCGAAATATTGAAGCCTGAACTGACTGGCCTGCTTGAGATATCCAACAGGGATTTCAAAGAGACATACGGTCATTTGGCCGGTGTGTGGCGGGGGAAGAAGCCGATCCAGCGCAATGCCATCATCGCACTCGCCCATTTCAGGGAGGAGTCGGCTGTCGACACGCTGAAGCGTGTGGCGGAGAATGATCCGCGTCCGGTCATAAAAGGGACGGCATATTGGGCGATCGGGCGGATCCTCGGGGATCGCGCGCTTGATTATATAAGTGAAAGATATAAAATGGAGACGGACGAAGCAGTCAGGGATGAAATGCTGAAGGGCGTCCAGGAAGTCGCCTAG
- the nfsA gene encoding oxygen-insensitive NADPH nitroreductase, with protein MNQVIDLLKNHRSIRKFKDEQLDQDTIRELVTAAQAASTSSYVQAYSILGVTDPDKKAALREISTQPYVEHNGHLFVFLMDYNRHVELSKEKGTPIDHDKTEQLIVGTVDATLAAQNLAVAAESMGLGMCYIGSLRNDMARVIEILELPKGVVPLFGMVVGIPDQEGSQKERLPFEAVYHENTYTPVAEVKDAIDSYDARISAYYKERSGGKRDDSWSDQVIGMLSKKQRLDVDQVLKGQGFLGQ; from the coding sequence ATGAACCAAGTGATAGATCTATTGAAGAACCACCGTTCCATCCGCAAGTTCAAGGATGAGCAACTGGATCAGGATACAATCCGGGAACTGGTCACCGCCGCCCAGGCGGCGAGTACATCAAGCTATGTACAGGCCTACAGCATCCTCGGCGTCACGGATCCCGACAAGAAGGCGGCGCTCAGGGAGATCAGCACCCAGCCGTATGTGGAGCACAACGGGCACCTGTTCGTCTTCCTGATGGACTACAATCGTCATGTCGAACTTTCCAAGGAGAAGGGGACGCCGATCGATCATGACAAGACCGAGCAGCTCATCGTGGGCACTGTCGATGCGACACTCGCTGCCCAGAACCTCGCGGTGGCAGCTGAAAGCATGGGACTCGGCATGTGCTACATCGGCTCACTGAGGAATGATATGGCACGCGTCATAGAGATTCTGGAACTGCCGAAAGGAGTCGTCCCCCTGTTCGGTATGGTGGTCGGCATACCCGATCAGGAAGGCAGCCAGAAGGAAAGGCTGCCATTCGAAGCGGTCTACCACGAGAATACCTATACACCGGTCGCAGAGGTGAAGGATGCGATCGACAGTTATGACGCACGCATCAGTGCGTACTATAAGGAGCGCTCAGGCGGCAAGCGGGATGATTCCTGGAGCGACCAGGTCATCGGCATGCTCAGCAAGAAGCAGCGCCTTGATGTGGATCAGGTCCTCAAAGGACAGGGATTCCTCGGACAATAA
- a CDS encoding YkyA family protein, producing MPFHYRNMAAVILAATLLMLAGCSSPAEKAQTSLSDIEELQTSVMESFTQLADLENRLQTEFEAALTEDESLSTLSDGSAEVHANIEERRELLEKLSESNEETLSQHEEMLQIDNDEMPAEAFNGVLGSLDSMTESLDAFTESYGAQLDSEKTYFESLGQDEADYETFQDGIERVNDEMEGTREIRRELDQAFVELEEARNMLNAQLEEEADE from the coding sequence ATGCCTTTCCATTATCGTAATATGGCCGCCGTTATCCTGGCCGCCACATTACTGATGCTCGCAGGATGCAGCAGCCCGGCCGAAAAGGCACAGACATCATTGTCAGACATAGAGGAACTGCAGACGTCAGTCATGGAATCATTCACACAGCTGGCTGATTTGGAAAATCGTCTGCAGACGGAATTTGAAGCCGCATTGACTGAAGATGAAAGTTTAAGCACATTATCTGATGGTTCTGCCGAGGTTCATGCAAATATAGAAGAAAGGCGGGAATTATTGGAAAAGCTGTCAGAAAGCAATGAAGAAACCCTCAGCCAGCACGAAGAGATGCTGCAGATCGACAATGATGAAATGCCAGCGGAGGCGTTCAACGGTGTGCTCGGTTCCCTCGACTCCATGACGGAATCACTTGATGCATTCACGGAGTCCTATGGAGCACAACTGGATTCCGAAAAGACATATTTTGAATCGCTGGGTCAGGACGAAGCGGACTATGAAACATTCCAGGATGGAATTGAACGCGTCAATGATGAAATGGAAGGCACCCGGGAAATCCGGAGGGAACTCGACCAGGCGTTCGTGGAACTGGAGGAAGCCCGCAATATGCTGAATGCACAGTTGGAGGAAGAAGCTGATGAATAG
- a CDS encoding 6-phosphogluconolactonase: MAMNFKIFKDKELVSIYLADIIRKQVHNNPTSVMGLEMNEELDWTYQKFVGESKQHPADFSQIYLVTINKDGDTEIFEKLDIPDNQLKRDGSVDSMKKVLDDKDQLNLAVLSIGANKNLGYNDSDGNDHLFDSRELILVATGNDKADAIRDLYDAVENDKDDFGKVKKHRMVTVVMDTEAASRLDQDIVDYYTSEFA; this comes from the coding sequence ATGGCAATGAACTTTAAGATCTTCAAGGACAAGGAACTGGTCAGCATCTATCTTGCTGATATCATCAGAAAGCAGGTCCATAATAATCCAACCAGCGTGATGGGTCTTGAAATGAATGAAGAACTGGATTGGACCTACCAGAAATTTGTCGGCGAATCCAAACAGCATCCGGCTGATTTCTCACAGATATACCTCGTGACCATCAACAAGGATGGGGACACGGAAATATTCGAAAAACTGGATATCCCGGATAATCAGCTGAAGCGTGACGGTTCTGTGGATTCGATGAAAAAGGTGCTGGACGACAAGGACCAGCTGAATCTTGCAGTCCTCTCGATCGGTGCGAACAAGAATCTCGGCTACAATGATTCAGACGGCAACGACCACCTGTTCGACTCAAGGGAACTCATCCTTGTGGCTACAGGCAACGACAAGGCGGATGCCATCAGGGATCTTTATGATGCGGTCGAGAATGACAAGGATGACTTCGGCAAAGTGAAGAAGCACCGCATGGTGACGGTGGTCATGGATACTGAAGCGGCGTCCCGGCTCGACCAGGACATCGTCGACTACTACACTTCCGAATTCGCCTAG
- the trmL gene encoding tRNA (uridine(34)/cytosine(34)/5-carboxymethylaminomethyluridine(34)-2'-O)-methyltransferase TrmL — MANHIVLYQPEIPSNTGNIGRTCAATNTTLHLIRPLGFSTDDKMLKRAGLDYWPHINVVYHDSVEDFFEATEGTYYLLTKFAEKSYADMDFSSREAEHYFIFGKETSGLPDWMKEKYRETLLKVPMSGKVRSLNLANTAAILIYEALKQQDFPQLN, encoded by the coding sequence ATGGCAAACCATATTGTTCTATACCAACCAGAAATACCATCGAATACAGGGAATATAGGCCGCACGTGTGCGGCCACGAATACCACACTTCATCTGATCAGACCACTTGGGTTCTCGACTGATGATAAAATGCTCAAAAGGGCGGGCCTCGATTACTGGCCCCATATCAATGTCGTCTATCATGATTCTGTGGAGGATTTTTTCGAAGCCACGGAGGGCACCTACTACCTGCTTACGAAATTCGCAGAAAAATCCTATGCGGACATGGATTTCAGCAGCCGTGAAGCGGAACACTACTTCATCTTCGGCAAAGAGACGTCCGGACTCCCGGACTGGATGAAGGAGAAGTACCGGGAAACGCTCCTGAAGGTGCCGATGAGCGGGAAAGTCAGGTCCCTCAATCTGGCCAACACCGCAGCCATTCTGATATACGAGGCGCTGAAACAGCAGGATTTTCCACAACTAAATTAG
- a CDS encoding YceI family protein: MTTFVTDPAHSEVGFQVKHMMVSKVKGHFEDFHFEVKTNNLETFEDAEVHAEIDVNSISTKNEDRDAHLKSEDFFNVEKNPKITFKSSNVTKSGDTVSVTGETTMNGITKEMTIDLQYNGKGTNPWGQEVHGFEAEFTINREAFGLTWNQQLETGGVLVSKDVKAQLELQFSEKSE, translated from the coding sequence ATGACAACGTTCGTAACAGATCCAGCCCACTCCGAAGTGGGATTCCAGGTAAAGCACATGATGGTATCAAAGGTGAAGGGGCACTTCGAAGATTTTCATTTTGAAGTGAAAACAAACAATCTCGAAACTTTCGAGGATGCCGAAGTTCATGCAGAAATAGATGTAAACAGCATAAGCACCAAAAATGAAGACCGGGACGCACATTTGAAATCAGAAGATTTCTTCAATGTGGAAAAGAATCCGAAAATCACGTTCAAATCGAGTAATGTCACTAAGTCCGGGGATACTGTATCGGTGACGGGTGAGACGACGATGAACGGCATCACGAAGGAAATGACAATCGACCTCCAGTACAACGGTAAGGGTACAAACCCCTGGGGCCAGGAAGTCCATGGCTTCGAAGCCGAGTTCACAATCAACCGTGAAGCATTCGGACTGACATGGAACCAGCAGCTGGAAACAGGCGGTGTACTGGTGAGCAAGGATGTAAAGGCACAGCTTGAGCTCCAGTTCTCCGAAAAAAGTGAATAG
- a CDS encoding D-serine ammonia-lyase — MIMKNRLIDQHPIIGQMAAGESVFWKNEYYTAFETDAPDAFLKREDIMEADRRLSRFARFMESAFPETKAQDGIIESPLVHADGMKDFLGERYGTSIAGPLYIKADDSLTVSGSVKARGGIYEVLKHAEDLALEHGIIDQTQDYAQFDSEKFRKFFSEYTIVCGSTGNLGLSIGIIGAALGFKVVIHMSSDAKQWKKDMLRHNGVKVVEHEDDYSRAVEEGREEALRDDKGYFVDDEDSEPLFLGYAVAALRLEKQLEAQGITVDEAHPLYVYLPCGVGSAPGGISFGLKHVFGDAVHPVFAEPVQSPCMMLGMITGMHDEVSVRDIGLDNRTIADGLAVGRPSKFAGKLLSGSIHSFYTVQDAEMYTLLAELYDREGMKVEPSAAAGLPGPAILHQNTGRPGIRNATHIVWSTGGSMVPEEEWRKDYLRGSRG, encoded by the coding sequence ATGATTATGAAGAACCGGTTGATTGATCAGCATCCGATCATCGGCCAGATGGCTGCCGGCGAGTCGGTGTTCTGGAAGAATGAATACTATACGGCATTCGAAACGGATGCTCCAGACGCCTTTCTGAAGCGCGAAGACATCATGGAGGCAGACAGGCGGTTGAGCCGTTTTGCACGTTTCATGGAATCTGCCTTTCCGGAGACGAAAGCGCAGGACGGCATCATCGAGTCGCCATTGGTACATGCAGATGGGATGAAGGATTTTCTTGGCGAAAGGTATGGGACGTCCATAGCTGGACCGCTCTACATCAAGGCGGATGACAGTCTTACGGTGTCGGGCTCCGTAAAGGCGCGCGGCGGCATCTATGAAGTGCTGAAGCATGCCGAAGACCTTGCCCTGGAGCACGGGATCATCGACCAGACTCAAGACTATGCACAATTTGATTCAGAGAAGTTCAGGAAGTTCTTTTCGGAATACACCATCGTCTGCGGATCGACCGGGAATCTCGGCCTCTCCATCGGCATCATCGGTGCGGCCCTTGGATTCAAGGTCGTCATCCACATGTCGAGTGATGCGAAGCAGTGGAAGAAGGACATGCTGCGCCACAATGGCGTAAAAGTGGTCGAGCATGAGGACGACTACAGCAGAGCGGTGGAAGAGGGACGGGAAGAAGCCCTGCGGGATGATAAGGGCTATTTTGTCGACGATGAAGATTCAGAACCGCTCTTCCTCGGCTACGCTGTGGCCGCACTGCGTCTTGAAAAGCAGCTTGAGGCACAGGGCATCACTGTGGATGAAGCACATCCGCTCTATGTATATCTCCCATGCGGGGTTGGAAGCGCACCGGGAGGCATCAGCTTCGGCCTGAAGCATGTATTCGGTGATGCGGTCCACCCAGTGTTCGCCGAACCGGTACAGTCCCCATGCATGATGCTTGGAATGATCACGGGGATGCATGATGAAGTATCGGTGCGCGATATCGGCCTCGACAACAGGACCATTGCGGACGGGCTCGCAGTCGGGAGACCTTCAAAGTTTGCAGGGAAGCTTCTCTCAGGCAGCATCCACTCTTTCTATACCGTCCAGGATGCTGAAATGTACACGCTTCTGGCCGAACTGTACGACCGTGAGGGCATGAAGGTCGAGCCGTCTGCAGCAGCTGGCCTGCCAGGTCCTGCCATCCTCCACCAGAATACGGGGCGTCCTGGAATCCGGAACGCCACACATATCGTCTGGAGCACGGGCGGCAGCATGGTGCCTGAAGAGGAATGGCGGAAGGACTACTTGAGGGGCAGCCGCGGCTGA